Proteins encoded in a region of the Planococcus citri chromosome 1, ihPlaCitr1.1, whole genome shotgun sequence genome:
- the LOC135833195 gene encoding protein Wnt-10a-like, with the protein MRRPIYTIMVVYLCSLQFFEAGSRKNFISTEAPVKWTICKTFPGLNKAQQNVCRTYPDVTAIAMQGLEQAVDECQYQFRSHRWNCSSLRTKNKNPHSSVLLKKGFRESAFSYAIASAGVTHSVAKACSMGKLMACGCEPKTPFFLQRNARMTTEQRLKRLSRTRWKWGGCSHNMDFGLQFSKSFLDDNEKNSVDMQSFIKLHNSEAGRLAVSTQMQVKCKCHGMSGSCQLKTCWRSAPEFRVVGNALKDRFRDAIKVNQSNQGNGLPLFVEQNNLERNRRSRDHKGKRRRKRIRKNERDLSQDLLYYQDSPTFCDRDPRVDFPGTTGRICNRKSRGMDNCSSLCCGRGFSSLNQTRVEKCKCRFQWCCYVICEKCVNQEWVTVCN; encoded by the exons AAGTCGTAAGAATTTCATCTCAACCGAAGCACCAGTCAAATGGACCATTTGCAAGACATTTCCCGGTTTAAATAAAGCTCAACAAAACGTCTGCCGTACATACCCGGACGTGACGGCGATCGCTATGCAAGGCTTAGAACAAGCGGTCGACGAATGCCAGTATCAATTTAGATCTCACAGATGGAACTGCAGTTCCCTAcgaacgaaaaacaaaaatccacaTAGCAgcgtacttttgaaaaaag GTTTTCGCGAGTCAGCATTTTCTTACGCTATTGCATCAGCCGGTGTAACACACAGTGTAGCAAAAGCATGCAGTATGGGCAAACTGATGGCATGTGGCTGTGAACCCAAAACACCATTTTTCCTTCAAAGGAATGCTCGAATGACTACAGAACAAAGGCTGAAAAGATTAAGCCGCACTAGGTGGAAATGGGGAGGCTGTTCACACAACATGGATTTTGGTCTCCAGTTCTCCAAGTCGTTCCTGGATGACAATGAAAAAAACTCGGTGGATATGCAGTCCTTCATTAAATTACATAACAGTGAAGCTGGCAGATTG GCAGTCTCAACCCAAATGCAAGTAAAATGCAAATGTCACGGCATGTCCGGCAGCTGTCAACTGAAAACATGCTGGAGATCAGCACCCGAATTCCGAGTGGTTGGTAACGCTCTCAAAGACCGTTTCCGCGACGCGATCAAGGTCAATCAATCGAACCAAGGTAATGGTTTGCCTTTATTCGTCGAACAGAACAACCTAGAAAGAAATCGACGCTCCAGGGACCATAAAGGTAAACGAAGACGTAAAAGAATCAGGAAAAATGAACGAGACTTATCGCAGGACCTGTTGTATTATCAAGATTCGCCAACTTTCTGCGACAGGGATCCCAGAGTCGATTTCCCAGGCACTACTGGCAGAATTTGTAATCGAAAAAGTCGCGGAATGGATAACTGCTCGTCTCTGTGCTGTGGCAGAGGATTCAGCTCTTTGAATCAGACACGTGTAGAAAAATGTAAATGTCGATTTCAATGGTGCTGTTATGTTATATGTGAAAAATGTGTAAATCAAGAATGGGTAACCGTgtgcaattga